GACATCCAGATCGAACCGGTCGAGTCGGACCGGCCCGATCCGCAGGGCGGTGAGCGCGTGGAGTTCCTGGTCGCCGCCAACCCGGGCCAGCCGGCGCGGGCACTGCGCAAGGTTGCCTCCGGCGGCGAACTGTCGCGAATCTCGCTGGCGATCGAGGTCGCCGCACTCGGACTGGACGCCGTGCCGACGATGGTCTTCGACGAGGTCGACACCGGCATCGGTGGCGCCGTGGCCGAGATCGTCGGACAGAAGCTGCGAGCCCTGGGGGCCAGCCGCCAGGTGCTGTGCGTGACCCACCTGCCGCAGGTCGCCGCGCAGGGCCATGCCCATTACCGCGTCAGCAAGGCGGCCAGCGAAGGCGTCACCCAGAGCGCGGTGCAGTTGCTCAACGCCAAGCAGCGCGAGGAAGAACTGGCGCGCATGCTCGGCGGCGTCGAGCTCACCCGCGAGGCGCGGGCCGCGGCCAAGCGACTGCTGGCCGACGTATAGCGAACGTAGCCCGGGTAAGCGAAGCGCACCCGGGACTCGCGTCTGCAAACCCGGCTGCGCTTCGCTTACCCGGGCTACGCGGCTACTGCGTGGGGATGCCGGATTCGGATACCTTCTTGCGCAATGTCGACTGCAGCACCGCCACCAGCAGCGCTACCGACCAGCCCGCCAGCAGCACGCCGACCAGGCTCTGCAGCGCCCCGACCAGGCGCCACTCCGGTGGCAGCAGGACATCGCCGTACCCGAGCGTGGCATAGCTGACCACCGAGAAGTACAGCGAGGTGTTCCAGTCCCACTCGGCGTTCTTCCACTCGTAGAACCATGCCCAGACGACGGTCTCGGAGCTGTGCAGCAGCATCAACTCGATGACGACCCGGACCAGGTAGAAGTGCAGCATCCGGCCTTCGCGCGGGCGCTCCATCTTCGCGAGCTGTTTGATGGTGATGGCACTGTAGCCGCTGTGCATCACAACGGTGATGGCGGTCAACAGCAATGCCCAGAGCAACTGGTTAAGCATGTCGATCATCCGTGGTTTTGTCCGCGTCCTTGTGGATCAGCCGCGCTTCGGCGGCGGTACCTGCCTTCGGACCTGCCCTGGCCCGGATACTGCTCAGCGCTTCTTGCGCACGTATAGCACTAGCGAATGCTCTTCGATCTCGTAGCCGTGCTTGGCAGCGATCTTGCGCTGCAGTTCCTCGATCTCCGGGCTTTCGAACTCGGTGATCTTGCCGGTATCGACGTCGACCATGTGGTCGTGGTGATGGCCGCGGTCGAGTTCGTACACCGACTGCCCGGCCTCGAAGTTGTGCTTGAGCACCAGACCGGCCGCCTCGAACTGGGTCAGGACGCGGTAGACCGTGGCCAGGCCGATGTCCTCGCCGTGCTCGAGCAGGTGGCGATAGATGTCTTCGGCCGTCATGTGGCGGGGCTTGGACTGCTCCAGCAGCTCCAGGATCCGCAGGCGCGGGTGGGTGACCTTCAATCCGGCATTGCGCAGGTCTTGCGATTCCATCTGGGTTCCTCGGGTCGAACGCTGCCGGACGGGCGCGGTGGCTGTGGCTGTGGCTGGGGCAGTGGCGCCTGGGACCAGGCGCCGGAACGCCCGATGAACGCGACCGGGCCACTGCCGCCTGCGTCCGCGCTTGGTGGATGCGGGCTTCAGTGTATCATCGCCGCGTTATCCGCCTGTCGCAGACACCGATGCCGAAGCACACGATGCACAAGCTCCTTCTGGTCCTTTCCATCGCCATGGTCACCGGCGGGTGCGGCATCCTCTACAAGCAGCCGATCTACCAGGGCAACCTGCTGGAAAAGGCCAATGTCGACCAGTTGCAGGCCGGCATGAGCAAGCAACAGGTGTCCCTGCTGCTGGGCTCGCCGTCGATCGAGGACCCGTTCCACCACAGCCGCTGGGACTACACCTCGAGCCAGCGCACCGACCGTGTCGGCCACACCGAGATCAAGAACCTCACCCTGTGGTTTGAAGGCGACACTCTGGCGAAGTGGGAAGGCGACTACTTCCCCGAACAGGACGAAGACCTGGCCAAGTCGGCGCAGAAGCAGTTCGGCCGCAACCTGCCCAAGGAAAAGGACAAGCGCCGCGGGCGCTGAGTCCGGTCGCAGCGCGGCACCCGCGCTGCTCCCCTGCCCCGTCATGCCATCCCGGCTACTTGCGCGGCGCCTGCTGCGCGCGCCGGCGGCGTGACTCTTTCGGGTCCGCCTGCAGCGGCCTGAGCAGCTCCAGCCGGTCGCCGTCCCGCAGCCTCGTGCCAGGATCCGCGCGCACGCCGTATACGGCGTAGCCGGTGGTTTCCGCATCCGCGTCCAGACCGGCAGCCTTGAGGGCATCGGCCACGCTGGCACCTTCGGGCAATTCCAGGTCGATGGCCTCGAAACGGTGCGGCCAGGCGCGGACGACCTCGACCTTCATGCCCCCTCGCGCGCCTCTTCGCCGCGGTCGGCCACCTTGATGAAGTCGTCGACCATGCGGTCGGCCAGGCCCTGGAACCCGATCGCCATCGCCGGCCCCAGCAGTTTCACCTTGGGCTCGAACGTCAGCGTCAGGGTGACCTTGCAGGCCGACTCGTCCAGGGCATGGAACTCCCAGCGCCCGCCCAGGCTGCGGAACGGGCCATCGACCAGCTTGAGCTCGATGTGGTGCGGCGGAGACATCGTGTTCTCGGTGGTGAACCACGTGCGCAGCGCGCCAAATCCGATGTCCAGGCGTGCGACCTTGCGACTGTCACCTTCCTCCAGCACCTGCGCCGCCTCGCACCAGTCGAACCGGCGCGGATAGGCGGCCACATCGTTGACCAGCGCAAACATGCGCGCGGCGGAGTGTTCGACGAGGGCGGTACGGCGGATGGTCTGCATGGTCTGGGCTGGCGCCTGGCTTTGGGCCTGGTATCGCCCAGGCCCCGCTTCGGGGACAATGGTGCGATGTCCAAGAATTCCAACAACAAGACCGGCAAGGATAAGGGAAAGGGCGGCGCCGGCGGCACCATCGCGCTTAACAAGCGCGCCCGCCACGATTACCTGCTCGAGCAGAAGTTCGAGGCCGGGCTGTCCCTGCAGGGCTGGGAACTGAAGGCGATCCGTGCCGGCCGCGCCAACATCGTCGAAGGCTACGCGGTGGTGCGTAACGGCGAGATGTTCCTGCACGGCGTGCAGATCACCCCGCTGATCTCGGCCTCGACCCATGTCGTGCCCGAGGAGCGCCGCACCCGCAAGCTGCTGATGCACCGCCACGAGATCGACAACCTGATCGGCCGCATCCAGCGCGACGGCTATACCGTCGTGCCGACCGCGCTGTACTGGAAGGGCAACAAGGTCAAGTGCGAGATCGTCCTGGCCAAGGGCAAGCAGGCCCACGACAAGCGCCAGGCCAGCAAGGAACAGGACTGGCAGCGCGAGAAGCAGCGCGTGATGCGCGGGCACAACAAGAACGCATAGTTTCCGGGCTGCGCCCGCAAACCCCCAAGATTCGCTCGCGAATCTCGGGCCCCATGCCGCGCTTCCATCCCCCATTCGCACCTTCGGTGCGAATCGCCCCCAACTTGGGGGCTGGATAAAACCAGGGTAGCGGCTCAGTCGATCAGCTTTTCGCGCGGCAGCGTGAACCAGAACGTCGCGCCACGGCCCACTTCGCCCTCGGCGCGGATCGTGCCGCCGTGGCGCTCGACGATGCGCTTGACCGAGGCCAGGCCGATGCCGTGGCCGGCGAAATCCTCGTTCTGGTGCAGGCGCTGGAATGGCCGGAACAGCTTGTCGACGTATTCCTGCGAGAAGCCCGCACCGTTGTCGCGGACGAAGTACTCCGGGCCGGTTTCGCGATGCACGGCGCCGAACTCGATCTGTGCGCCGACGCGGTCGCGGGTGAACTTCCAGGCATTGCCCAACAGGTTGCCGAGCAGATTGCGCAGCAATGTCGCATCGCCGATCACGAACAGCTCCGGTTCGATCTGGATGTCGACCTGGCGCTTGCCGTCGCCGACCCTGAGCTCTTCCAGCACTTCGCTGGCGAGCCGGCTGAGGTCGACACGCTCCAGCTTCAGTTCGCCACGACTCAGGCGAGACATCTTCAGCAGCGCGTCGATCAGCTCGCCCATGCGCGCCGCGGCACGGCGCACGCGCACCAGGTATCCCTTGCCGGCATCGTCCAGGCCGCCGGAATGGCGTTCGACCAGGATCCGGCTGAAGCCGTCGATCGCCCGCAACGGCGCGCGAAGGTCGTGCGAGATGCTGTAGGCGAACGCCTCCAGCTCCTGGTTGGCCTGGCTCAGTTCGCGCGTGCGCAACGCCACGCGAGCCTCCAGCGTACGGTTGAGCGCGTGCACCCGCGCCTCGGCACGCAGGCGCTCGGTGACGTCCTCGACCTGCACCAGGCCGGCAATGTCCTGGCCGATGTTGCCCGGCACGGGCGAATAGGTCAGCTGCGCCTGGCGCGGCTCGCCGCCCTCGCGGTGCAGGCGGCGGGTGGCGCGATGGATGCCCTGTGCATCGGTGCTGCCGCTGGCGTGGGCGATCATCTCCGGCTCGTCGCTTTCGAACAGCGCGTCGAAACGCACACCCACCAGCGCTTCCGGGGTCAGGCCGACAATGGTCGCCAGCGCCGGATTGGCTTCGACGATGTGGCCTTCACTGTCGAGCAGCGCCTTGCCGATCGCCGAATACAGCATGGCGCTGCGAAAGCGCATTTCGCTGCGCCGGAAGTCTTCGGTCATGCGCACCGCGATGCGGTACGCCTGCGCCTCGGTGCGCGCCAGCATCCAGGCGATCGCGTAAAGCAACAGCGACGAGAACAAGCCCAGCGCGAGCAGGTTCTGCAGGCCCTGCAGGCGCGGCGCGGCCACCGCCAGCGGCGCCGATTCGTAATCCACCCGCCAGCGGCGTCCGTACTGGTTGAAGCGCTCGCTGTGGCGGAACGCGGGCGGACGCTTGTCGCCGCCCTCGGACGTGGCAAACAGCTGGCGCTCTTCGCCGCCTTCGTCGAAGACACGGAAGCGGCCACTGCCGTGCACGGCGCCAAGGGCATTGCGCACGAAGCCGTCCATGCGCAGCGGCACGTAGGCCCAGCCCTGGATGCCGGCCCTGCGCAGTCCGGTCGTCGCCGGGCGACTGCCGCCGCGATAGACCGGCAGGTACAACAGCAGCCCGGTGCCCTGGAGCGGGCCATCCTGGATCAGGTGCACCGGTCCGGACAGATAGGTATTGCCGGTGTCCATGGCGGCGGTCATCGCCGCCCGTCGCACCGGCTCGGCGAACATGTCGTAACCGACCGCGGCCACGTTCGCCGGCGTTTTTGGCTCCAGGTAGAGAATCGGCCCATAGTCCGCGCGCTCACCGCGCGGCCAGATCTCGAGCATTCCATAGCCCGAATCGCGCCAGGCCAGCTGCAGTTCCGGCAGGCGCGTGGCGGTGACGTATTCGGCAAAGCCAAGGCCGACCATGCCCGGGAAACGCTCCTGGATGTCCATGCCGTCGACATAGGCCTTCCATTGCGCCGGCGTTGGCCGCTCCCGCGTCACCGAAGCGAACAACGACACGCCGCCGCGCGCGACCAGTTCGTACTTGATCATGCCCTGGCGCAGCAGCTCGGTGACTTCGGCACTCTTGCTGATGAACTCCGCCTCGGCCGCGCGAAGTTCGCGCTCGCGCGCCGCGCGCCAGGCCGTGAATACCAGAACCAGCGAACCGACCAGCACGATCAGCGCCAGCAGGTAGCCCCGCCGTGGCGACAGCTCCGCGAGTTCGGGGGTACGGGGGCCGGCGGCGTCGGTCATTGCCCCAAGCATACAAAGCCCGGGCGCCAAGCGGAGCATCGCCTGCGGCGTCTGCAGCCCCTGCCCCCGGCCACTGGTTGAATGGAAGCTGCCCTGCGACGTGTCGCGGCGCTTGTGTGGCCGGGATGCGGCCCTATACTGACCGGGTCAGCGAACAGCTGTCCCCGGGGGTGCACTGGCTTCGACGGGGGTTGCGAAATCGCCTGGTGCATGCCGAGGGGGTAGCTTTCCTCGTAAATCCAGCTGCAAACTTCTAGTTGCCAACGACGACAACTACGCTCTCGCCGCTTAAGGCGTAAGCCCCGAAACTGCTTGTGTCCGTGTTCGCAGCGTAGGGTCATCATCACGGAATCGCCGGGGACGGTTGCCTGTCAGTCCCTGGTTAACCCAAAACAGGCTGGTCCCCGGATGCGCTTTGCGCGCCGTGCTGTTCGGGGGCGAGACCTAACGGAGCGCTAAGCATGTAGTGCCGGGGATGGAGTGCCTTCGGACGGGGGTTCAATTCCCCCCACCTCCACCATTCAAGCAAAAGCCCGCCTGGTGCGGGCTTTTTGCTTTAGTCGGCCACACCGGCCGCGACCGCCGCGGCATCGCTGCCGCCAGACTCCGGCCTCCGGCCATTGCTCCAACGCATCGCCACCATCCGCAGCGGGCTGAAATGGAACGTCAGCCGCCCTGCCCCGGCCGGCACGCAGGCGCCGCGAAACAGCGCGTTGGCGCGCAGCAGCGGCACCTCCTGCCCGTTGACCTCCGCCCACCAGCCCGGTGCGTCGATCTCGTTGAGCACGATCCACGCCGGTCGCGGCGCGCGGTAGTCGATCCCGACGCGATTGGCGCGATAGGACACTGGCGCGACCTGCGCAACGCCGCCTTGCCGGCGCGCACACGAAGTGCCTGCGAGCGCCGTTTCCGGCAGCCAGACCTCGCTGTTGAAGTCCGTTGCCTGGAACGCCGCCGTAGGCGGCAACGCGCCCTGATGTCCGCGCACGGTGGTCGGGTTGAGGATGCGCGGGAGCACGGACTCGCGCAGCTTCCAGTGCACGCCATTGGATTCGACGCTGCCCTGCAGCGACTCACGCGTGACGACCACGCGCAGTCCAAGCAGATCGAACGCCGGCGAGTCGTAGCGTGGAGCCAGCTCGGTGAAAACGCGCTCAGACAGCGTTCCGACGAAGGTCGACGAACCGAACGCGGAGGCATACGGCGCGTACAGCATGGGGTTGTAGCCGCCGGTCATCGCAACGCCGCGCACGCCGACGGCGTTGACCAGAGCGTTGACCCCAACGATCTCGGCCCGCTCGGGAATGACGCCGCTGCGGACGATGCCATGGATGCGGTTGAGGATCGGCGCAGTGGCCGATACGCCGTCCGCCGGAAGGCCGGCACCCTCGTACAGCTTCCGCACCTCGCCGCTGCCGCCGTAGTAGCGATTGCGCACGTTGTGGACCCCCAGGTCCAGCGCGAACAGCACCAGCAGCATGGCCAGCGTCAGCGGGCCGATGGAGCGGCTCGCGCGAAGGGCCCAGATGGCGACGGCGGAAATGAGCGCCGTCACGAGCAACGGCAGCAGGGAACGCACGCCTCCCAGGTTCGCTGCCCCATGCCAGATCGCGTACGCGCCCAGGCCGCCGAGGACCACCAGGCCCGCCCAGTTCGGCCGCCACTGCGCCCCTCGCAAGCGCGACTCCAGCGCCACGGCGGCCAGCAGCGCGGCCGCCGGCACGAACAGGAACAGCGCATCGGCCGGCCGGCGAAACATCGAAACGCCGGGCAGCCATTCGTACAACCATGCGTATGCGGGAGTCCGCAGTCCCAGCGCGTAGATGGTCGCCAGCGCCATGCAGCACATGGCCCCGACCACCTGGTGCCGGTACTGCGGCAGCGTTGCACGGCCCCAGGCAACCCAGACCGCTAGCGGCACCGCTCCCAGATAGAGGTAGTTCGCGGTCAGGTCGCCACCGCCGACGTACTTGCCGCGGGCCCACAGCAGGTCCGCGCCCAGCAGGGTGCCCAGCGCGGGCCAGGTGAGGCTGCCGCCCATCGCATCGTCCAGGAGCAGTTGCCCGCGATTGGTGTCCGGCAGGAAGGCAAAGGTCGCCATCCATTGCGGCAGTGAAACTACGGCCGCGATGACTCCAGCCAGGGCCAGGCAACCTGCGTAGCGCAAGCGGTCCTGTGGCGCGACATGGGTGAGCAGATACAGGCCGTACGCGATCGCAGCCAGGCCCATGAGATAGGTGACCTGGGTCATCTGCAGGGCGCACAGGCCGCCAAACAGACCGGCGAGCGCCGCTGTTGCCGGCTTCGGCCGTTGCGACAACCGGCGCAGGCCCCACCACAACCAGGGCAGCCAGGCGTAGCTGACGATCATCGGGACGTGCTGCATGCGCGAAGCGGCGACCCCTCCGAACATCACGGTCAGCGCGAAGAGCAGCCTGGAGGCCGGATGCAGGCCGTAGCTGCGGGCCACGACCAGCGCCCCCAGTCCGGCCAGCAGGACATGCACCAGCACGACCACGGTGAACCAGCTCATCGACGGCAGCGACGACAGCAGCATCGGCAGCACGACCGTTGGCTGGAAGGTCATCGCCTGCGGGTCGGCGAACTGCGGATAGCCGCCAAACAGCAACGGGTTCCACCACGGGCCTTCCAGCTGGCGCAGCTGCTGCACGGTGAATGCGACCGACGGGTAGAACTGCTGCGCGGCGTCGTAGGGAAGGACGCGGCTGCCGATCAGCCATGGCGCGCACAGCAACGCCCACAGGACGGTCAGGAACAATGCAGGGCGCGCCAGGGCCGCATCCGCGGCGTGACGAAGAAAAGGTCGTGACATGCGATGGCGGTCCAACTACTGATGCGTCGGACCCGTGAGTCCTGTGGTACGTCCCCTGTCACACCCGCCGCAGGCGGGGCAACTTCCATTGCCGGCGAGCTTATTCGTACCGGCCGCGGCTGCCAAGCGCGCGTCCGCCACCGCGAGCTTGAGCCGCGCGGGTCACGGTGGCACGATCGCGCAGGTGACTGGCCGACCCTCCGATGCGGTGCACCTGCGCGACCTCGCGCGGCTTCGCCGCGTGCGCGACCGCATCGACCGCGAATTCGCGCAGCCATTGGATGTCGAAGCCCTCGCCCATGGCGTCCACATGTCCGCCGGGCATCTCAGCCGCCAGTTCCGGCTCGCCTACGGCGAGTCGCCCTACTCCTACCTGATGACCCGGCGCATCGAGCGCGCGATGGCGATGCTGCGCGGTGGCGAGCTGAGCGTCACTGAGGTCTGCTTCGCGGTCGGCTGCTCGTCGCTGGGCACCTTCAGCACCCGTTTTGCCGAACTTGTCGGCGTGCCGCCCAGTGTCTATCGGCGCCAGGTGGCGGACGCGGCGCCCGGGATTCCGTCCTGCATCGAGAAGCAGGTGACCAGACCGGTCAGGAATCGAGAAGCGAAGGCCACCGACCCGGACCTAGCATGACCGCTCCAACCACCAGGGACGACTGCAATGAACATCTCCATCCACGCGAGCTTCCTCCCCCATAACGATCCGGACGCCGCGCTGGCCTTCTATCGGGACACCCTCGGCTTCGAGGTGCGCAAGGACGTCGGCTACAACGGCCTGCGCTGGATCACCGTCGGCCCGCCCGGCCAGCCGGAAACATCCATCGTCCTGCACCCGCCGGCAGCCACCCCGGGCATCACCGAGGACGAACGCCGCACCATCGCCGAGATGATGGCCAAGGGCACGTACGGCATCATCCTGCTGGCCACCCGCGACCTCGAAGGCGCCTTCGAGAAACTGCAGGCCAGCGGCGCCGAGATCGTCCAGGAGCCGACCGACCAGCCGTACGGCGTGCGCGACTGC
Above is a genomic segment from Lysobacter sp. S4-A87 containing:
- a CDS encoding AraC family transcriptional regulator, which gives rise to MTGRPSDAVHLRDLARLRRVRDRIDREFAQPLDVEALAHGVHMSAGHLSRQFRLAYGESPYSYLMTRRIERAMAMLRGGELSVTEVCFAVGCSSLGTFSTRFAELVGVPPSVYRRQVADAAPGIPSCIEKQVTRPVRNREAKATDPDLA
- the fur gene encoding ferric iron uptake transcriptional regulator; translated protein: MESQDLRNAGLKVTHPRLRILELLEQSKPRHMTAEDIYRHLLEHGEDIGLATVYRVLTQFEAAGLVLKHNFEAGQSVYELDRGHHHDHMVDVDTGKITEFESPEIEELQRKIAAKHGYEIEEHSLVLYVRKKR
- a CDS encoding RnfH family protein, with the translated sequence MKVEVVRAWPHRFEAIDLELPEGASVADALKAAGLDADAETTGYAVYGVRADPGTRLRDGDRLELLRPLQADPKESRRRRAQQAPRK
- a CDS encoding potassium channel family protein, translated to MIDMLNQLLWALLLTAITVVMHSGYSAITIKQLAKMERPREGRMLHFYLVRVVIELMLLHSSETVVWAWFYEWKNAEWDWNTSLYFSVVSYATLGYGDVLLPPEWRLVGALQSLVGVLLAGWSVALLVAVLQSTLRKKVSESGIPTQ
- a CDS encoding type II toxin-antitoxin system RatA family toxin yields the protein MQTIRRTALVEHSAARMFALVNDVAAYPRRFDWCEAAQVLEEGDSRKVARLDIGFGALRTWFTTENTMSPPHHIELKLVDGPFRSLGGRWEFHALDESACKVTLTLTFEPKVKLLGPAMAIGFQGLADRMVDDFIKVADRGEEAREGA
- a CDS encoding VOC family protein, whose product is MNISIHASFLPHNDPDAALAFYRDTLGFEVRKDVGYNGLRWITVGPPGQPETSIVLHPPAATPGITEDERRTIAEMMAKGTYGIILLATRDLEGAFEKLQASGAEIVQEPTDQPYGVRDCAVRDPSGNMMRIQQLG
- a CDS encoding CHASE domain-containing protein, which gives rise to MTDAAGPRTPELAELSPRRGYLLALIVLVGSLVLVFTAWRAARERELRAAEAEFISKSAEVTELLRQGMIKYELVARGGVSLFASVTRERPTPAQWKAYVDGMDIQERFPGMVGLGFAEYVTATRLPELQLAWRDSGYGMLEIWPRGERADYGPILYLEPKTPANVAAVGYDMFAEPVRRAAMTAAMDTGNTYLSGPVHLIQDGPLQGTGLLLYLPVYRGGSRPATTGLRRAGIQGWAYVPLRMDGFVRNALGAVHGSGRFRVFDEGGEERQLFATSEGGDKRPPAFRHSERFNQYGRRWRVDYESAPLAVAAPRLQGLQNLLALGLFSSLLLYAIAWMLARTEAQAYRIAVRMTEDFRRSEMRFRSAMLYSAIGKALLDSEGHIVEANPALATIVGLTPEALVGVRFDALFESDEPEMIAHASGSTDAQGIHRATRRLHREGGEPRQAQLTYSPVPGNIGQDIAGLVQVEDVTERLRAEARVHALNRTLEARVALRTRELSQANQELEAFAYSISHDLRAPLRAIDGFSRILVERHSGGLDDAGKGYLVRVRRAAARMGELIDALLKMSRLSRGELKLERVDLSRLASEVLEELRVGDGKRQVDIQIEPELFVIGDATLLRNLLGNLLGNAWKFTRDRVGAQIEFGAVHRETGPEYFVRDNGAGFSQEYVDKLFRPFQRLHQNEDFAGHGIGLASVKRIVERHGGTIRAEGEVGRGATFWFTLPREKLID
- the smpB gene encoding SsrA-binding protein SmpB; the protein is MSKNSNNKTGKDKGKGGAGGTIALNKRARHDYLLEQKFEAGLSLQGWELKAIRAGRANIVEGYAVVRNGEMFLHGVQITPLISASTHVVPEERRTRKLLMHRHEIDNLIGRIQRDGYTVVPTALYWKGNKVKCEIVLAKGKQAHDKRQASKEQDWQREKQRVMRGHNKNA
- a CDS encoding YfhO family protein — translated: MSRPFLRHAADAALARPALFLTVLWALLCAPWLIGSRVLPYDAAQQFYPSVAFTVQQLRQLEGPWWNPLLFGGYPQFADPQAMTFQPTVVLPMLLSSLPSMSWFTVVVLVHVLLAGLGALVVARSYGLHPASRLLFALTVMFGGVAASRMQHVPMIVSYAWLPWLWWGLRRLSQRPKPATAALAGLFGGLCALQMTQVTYLMGLAAIAYGLYLLTHVAPQDRLRYAGCLALAGVIAAVVSLPQWMATFAFLPDTNRGQLLLDDAMGGSLTWPALGTLLGADLLWARGKYVGGGDLTANYLYLGAVPLAVWVAWGRATLPQYRHQVVGAMCCMALATIYALGLRTPAYAWLYEWLPGVSMFRRPADALFLFVPAAALLAAVALESRLRGAQWRPNWAGLVVLGGLGAYAIWHGAANLGGVRSLLPLLVTALISAVAIWALRASRSIGPLTLAMLLVLFALDLGVHNVRNRYYGGSGEVRKLYEGAGLPADGVSATAPILNRIHGIVRSGVIPERAEIVGVNALVNAVGVRGVAMTGGYNPMLYAPYASAFGSSTFVGTLSERVFTELAPRYDSPAFDLLGLRVVVTRESLQGSVESNGVHWKLRESVLPRILNPTTVRGHQGALPPTAAFQATDFNSEVWLPETALAGTSCARRQGGVAQVAPVSYRANRVGIDYRAPRPAWIVLNEIDAPGWWAEVNGQEVPLLRANALFRGACVPAGAGRLTFHFSPLRMVAMRWSNGRRPESGGSDAAAVAAGVAD
- the bamE gene encoding outer membrane protein assembly factor BamE, whose translation is MHKLLLVLSIAMVTGGCGILYKQPIYQGNLLEKANVDQLQAGMSKQQVSLLLGSPSIEDPFHHSRWDYTSSQRTDRVGHTEIKNLTLWFEGDTLAKWEGDYFPEQDEDLAKSAQKQFGRNLPKEKDKRRGR